The Chloroflexota bacterium genome includes the window TCACATTCTTCCGTCCAGGGCCAGCCGGTTTTACCGGGTGGAGGTGGGGGAAGTTCGGTAAGGCGGGGCACATTCTGCATTATTGATGTCTCAAACTAATTGCCGCATGCCTCAAAATAATTCTTCAAGAATGATATTTGAGCGCCGCGCTCTGGTCGAACACAGATCAGGTTAGCGTAATCGGAATCAGAGAAACGATATGGCAAGGCAGCTAGGTCAGCCGGCTTAACCGTCCGGTTTTCTTCGAGAATTTCAAATAGATGCAGTCCCAACCCCGATAGGGTTTCCAGAAACTGGATGGGGTCTGTGCCGGCTTGGCGCAAGGCATAGGGCCAGAATTCACACAATAAGATGACATTGGGATTTTCCAGTGTGTGACGCAAACCGGACAGAGCCAGCATTTCGGCGCCCTGGATATCCATCTTGACGATATCCGGGGACTTGGACTCTTTCTTGAGGTATTCATCCACGATAATCGTCCGTACCTCGATAGCAGTCCTAACCATACCTTGATTGAAACAGTCGTCATCCTTCGCATTATATACGCGATGATCACCATTGTTGATGTTGGAAAGATACAACGTAGTTGTTCCTTCATACCCCATAGCCGCCGCCTGTTCACAGGTTACGTTATCTAGATGATTCCATCGGAGGTTGCGCTGTAACAGTTGCATGTTTGTCGGATCAGGTTCAATCGCGATTACTGTCCCAGTATCACCGATGCGTGATGCGAACAGGACCGTATAGTATCCCATATTCGCGCCGACATCAACGACGGTCATTCCAGTCTGGACCATTTTTTCCACCAATTCGGTTTCGAAAGATTCGTATTTTTGGTGAATGAAAAAATATTGTCCCAAGCCGTCACGTAAATCCACCC containing:
- a CDS encoding FkbM family methyltransferase, yielding MLNRISKSIKYRALSFLPTRQSRCILLRKIGVRFAPTRVGTIRMWVDLRDGLGQYFFIHQKYESFETELVEKMVQTGMTVVDVGANMGYYTVLFASRIGDTGTVIAIEPDPTNMQLLQRNLRWNHLDNVTCEQAAAMGYEGTTTLYLSNINNGDHRVYNAKDDDCFNQGMVRTAIEVRTIIVDEYLKKESKSPDIVKMDIQGAEMLALSGLRHTLENPNVILLCEFWPYALRQAGTDPIQFLETLSGLGLHLFEILEENRTVKPADLAALPYRFSDSDYANLICVRPERGAQISFLKNYFEACGN